A DNA window from Thermosynechococcaceae cyanobacterium Okahandja contains the following coding sequences:
- a CDS encoding Hpt domain-containing protein has product MASLIDWEYLAALSGGDREFEQELLQTFIDDAQLRLNSLMAAVASENLEQIKRDAHHLKGSSGNVGITAMQTVAAELEQQTNLAAAQPLVEKLHQLYSSVTSEVAV; this is encoded by the coding sequence ATGGCATCACTGATTGATTGGGAGTATTTGGCTGCCCTCTCAGGGGGCGATCGCGAGTTTGAGCAGGAATTGTTGCAAACGTTTATTGATGATGCCCAACTCCGCCTCAACTCGTTGATGGCTGCCGTAGCCAGTGAAAATCTAGAGCAGATTAAGCGGGATGCTCACCATTTGAAAGGATCGAGCGGCAATGTGGGGATCACTGCCATGCAAACCGTGGCGGCTGAATTGGAGCAACAGACCAACTTGGCGGCGGCGCAGCCCCTCGTTGAAAAGCTGCACCAACTTTACAGCTCTGTCACCAGTGAAGTGGCGGTCTAG
- a CDS encoding DUF1995 family protein, producing the protein MVLSPPDSLAAAIAQAQEATRCALTDGKNRLQVEVLLPDVKPMALAHDYLPLFSDLGADLKVFFADAGAAALARREWDNPIFSVRGVSELLTPITPSDRAVVIVAATPVEVTAIEQMCLTAGDRPFILLNPKLQDVAVVGIGYAGRQLRERFLNTLEVCYYLRPLAEEIILWRCYPQPWQIWQYATGEPTCLAEFDQRPSGEAIERALAPETGRSGEGFFSRLGRFLRALQN; encoded by the coding sequence ATGGTGTTAAGTCCCCCCGATAGTTTGGCTGCTGCGATTGCCCAAGCCCAAGAGGCTACTCGCTGCGCCCTGACGGACGGCAAAAACCGCCTGCAGGTGGAGGTATTATTGCCGGATGTTAAACCGATGGCGCTGGCTCACGATTACTTACCGCTTTTTAGCGACCTCGGGGCAGACCTGAAAGTATTCTTTGCGGATGCCGGGGCGGCTGCCTTGGCGCGGCGGGAGTGGGACAACCCCATCTTCAGTGTGCGGGGGGTGAGTGAACTGCTCACGCCCATTACCCCTAGCGATCGCGCCGTGGTGATTGTGGCGGCCACACCGGTTGAAGTCACGGCAATTGAGCAAATGTGCCTAACGGCGGGCGATCGCCCCTTTATTTTGCTGAATCCCAAGTTGCAGGATGTGGCGGTGGTGGGCATTGGCTATGCGGGACGGCAACTGCGGGAACGCTTTTTGAATACGCTGGAGGTTTGCTACTATTTGCGTCCCCTCGCCGAAGAGATTATTCTCTGGCGGTGTTATCCTCAGCCATGGCAGATTTGGCAGTACGCTACTGGGGAACCCACCTGCCTCGCCGAGTTTGACCAGCGCCCCAGTGGTGAGGCCATTGAACGCGCCCTCGCAC
- the murA gene encoding UDP-N-acetylglucosamine 1-carboxyvinyltransferase, translating into MPTSTAALPTTDQAHLKIQGGHRLAGEVNISGAKNSALVLMAGALLAADTTILRAVPDLADIRRLEEILQALGVKVQRLGAETIAIDATELNTNDPPYRLVSQLRASFFTIGALVARLGVARVPLPGGCAIGARPVELHVRGLQALGAEVTIEHGVVTASATKLKGTRIYLDYPSVGATETLMMAATLAEGETTIENAAQEPEVVDLANFCNTMGAKIYGAGTNSITIVGVDRLHGTEYEIIPDRIEAGTFLLAAAVTRSAISLAPIIPAHLTPVVAKLEEMGATIEFPHPTRLTFTPAQRYRATDIETLPYPGFPTDMQALFMSLLAISEGNSLVSETVFENRFGHVAELNRMGADIRIKGNHAAVRGVPFLSGAPVTGTDLRATAALVVAGLAAQGETQVYGLHHLDRGYWQIEAKLRALGANLERFVPLAPAAEF; encoded by the coding sequence ATGCCTACCTCAACTGCGGCACTGCCGACAACCGATCAAGCACACCTAAAGATTCAAGGGGGGCATCGATTAGCGGGGGAGGTCAACATTAGTGGTGCCAAAAACTCTGCCCTAGTGTTAATGGCCGGTGCACTACTGGCCGCAGATACAACTATTCTTCGCGCTGTTCCTGATCTGGCGGATATTCGCCGCCTTGAGGAAATTTTGCAAGCCCTTGGTGTGAAGGTGCAGCGGCTCGGCGCTGAGACCATTGCCATTGATGCCACAGAACTCAACACCAATGATCCTCCCTATCGGTTGGTGAGCCAGCTTCGCGCCAGTTTTTTTACCATTGGTGCACTGGTGGCACGCTTGGGGGTTGCGCGGGTGCCCCTGCCGGGGGGCTGTGCCATTGGGGCGCGTCCGGTGGAGTTACACGTGCGCGGTTTGCAGGCCCTTGGCGCTGAGGTCACCATTGAGCATGGGGTCGTCACTGCCAGTGCCACTAAGCTGAAGGGCACTCGCATCTATCTGGACTATCCGAGTGTGGGTGCCACCGAGACCTTAATGATGGCGGCTACCTTGGCAGAGGGTGAAACCACGATTGAGAATGCTGCCCAAGAGCCAGAAGTCGTGGATCTGGCGAATTTTTGTAATACGATGGGTGCCAAAATTTATGGTGCTGGAACAAACTCGATCACGATTGTCGGGGTCGATCGCCTCCACGGGACTGAGTACGAAATTATCCCCGATCGCATTGAAGCGGGCACGTTTCTATTAGCCGCGGCAGTGACTCGCTCGGCGATTAGTCTAGCACCCATTATTCCCGCCCATCTTACCCCTGTGGTGGCCAAACTCGAGGAGATGGGAGCCACGATTGAGTTTCCTCACCCGACCCGCCTGACCTTTACCCCTGCGCAGCGCTACCGCGCAACCGACATTGAAACGCTGCCCTACCCCGGATTCCCCACGGATATGCAAGCCCTCTTTATGAGTCTGCTGGCCATTAGTGAAGGGAATAGCCTCGTCAGCGAGACCGTCTTTGAAAATCGCTTTGGGCATGTTGCCGAGCTAAACCGGATGGGTGCCGATATTCGGATTAAGGGGAATCATGCCGCAGTGCGTGGGGTTCCTTTTCTCTCGGGGGCACCAGTCACCGGTACCGATTTGCGTGCTACCGCTGCTTTAGTTGTTGCGGGTTTGGCGGCTCAAGGGGAGACGCAAGTGTATGGACTCCACCACTTGGATCGCGGCTACTGGCAAATTGAAGCTAAGCTCCGCGCCTTGGGCGCAAATTTAGAACGCTTTGTGCCCCTTGCACCCGCGGCTGAATTTTGA